A window of Micromonospora eburnea genomic DNA:
TGATCGCCCTGGGCGTGGTGGTGTTCCTGCACACCGTGGTCGGCGAGATGGTGCCGAAGAACATCACGCTGGCCGGCCCGGAGCCGTCGGCGCTCTGGCTCGGCCCGGCGATGCTGGCGTTCTGCCTGGCCACCAAGCCGCTGCTGCTGGCCATGAAGTGGTCGGCCCGGCAGGTGCTACGGCTGTGGCGGGTCGAGGCGACGGACGCGGTGAAGACGGTGTTCACCGCGGAGGAACTGGCCGGCCTGGTCTCCCAGGCGCGTACCGAGGGGTTGCTGGACGCCGAGGAGCACGCTCGGATCACCGGTGCGCTGGCCCTGCACAGCCGTACCGCGGCGGACGCGCTGCAACCCTGGTCGACGGTCACCACCGTGGCCGAGGACGTCTCTCCGGCCTCGCTGGAGGTGCTGGCGACCCGTACCGGCCGGTCGCGCTTCCCGGTGGTGCAGCGGTCCACCCGTCGGGTCCTCGGCTTCGTCCACGTGAAGGACGTGCTCGGGTACGCGGGCGCGAGCCGCCGGACGCCGGTGCCCGCCGAGTTC
This region includes:
- a CDS encoding hemolysin family protein; this encodes MRELLVAVLLLLGNAFFVGSEFALIASRRTVIEPLAAGSKRARWALAAMNQIPLMIAGAQLGITVCSLGLGAIAEPALAHLLETPFEALGLPASGVHPVAFVIALGVVVFLHTVVGEMVPKNITLAGPEPSALWLGPAMLAFCLATKPLLLAMKWSARQVLRLWRVEATDAVKTVFTAEELAGLVSQARTEGLLDAEEHARITGALALHSRTAADALQPWSTVTTVAEDVSPASLEVLATRTGRSRFPVVQRSTRRVLGFVHVKDVLGYAGASRRTPVPAEFYRPLAVVPPDRTLADLLLSMRRERRHMVLVSDGRRPLGVVTLDDVLTAIVGS